The genomic DNA GTCGTGCCGCGTTTGGAGGCGACGTGCCGGACGGCGGCGCCGCGGGCCGCGGCCTTGGCCGGCGACTTGGCGGGGGCCTTGACCGGAGTCTTGGCCGAGGCCTTGGCCAGGGCCTTGGCCGGCATGACACGAGCGGACTTGGCGACCTTCACCCGTTGTTCTCCTTCCCGCTCGATGGAAACAGCAGGTCCTGCCGCTCCTTGTACTCGAGGTATTCGCGCTGCGCGTATTGCAGGTTCTGCGCGAGTTCTGCGAAGCGCTTCTTGCGCACGCGCGGATCCACCGACTCGGTCCAGCGCTTGAAGATCTCGTCTTCGAACGAGCCCTGCATCTGCCAGGTGCCGAGGATCTCCTCGATCTCGCCCACCACCAGCTCGAACATCTTGATCTTGCGATCCAGGATCTCGAGCACGTAGGCCTCGATGGTGCCACGCGCCACCATGTTGATCACCCGCACCGGATGCTGCTGGCCGAGCCGGTGCACGCGGCCGATGCGCTGCTCGACGCGCATCGGATTCCACGGCAGGTCGTAGTTGATCACGATCTGGCAGAACTGAAGGTTGCGGCCCTCGCCGCCCGCTTCGGTGCTGACCAGCA from Candidatus Eisenbacteria bacterium includes the following:
- a CDS encoding transcriptional regulator; this encodes MKVAKSARVMPAKALAKASAKTPVKAPAKSPAKAAARGAAVRHVASKRGTT